Proteins from one Oncorhynchus gorbuscha isolate QuinsamMale2020 ecotype Even-year linkage group LG18, OgorEven_v1.0, whole genome shotgun sequence genomic window:
- the LOC124002510 gene encoding collagen alpha-1(VII) chain-like isoform X1, which translates to MKGAQGPPGVTLPGTVGESGLPGLRGERGDKGPAGIKGDRGAAGENGEPGEDGGRGPAGPKGDRGERGIGLAGPPGQLGPQGLNGDTGLPGPAGPPGAQGVAGTPGLAGLRGENGTPGPPGPLGPRGIQGFTGQTGTPGAPGPPGPPGLAGSPGTAGGKGDKGAIGAGVPGLRGERGDPGPRGEEGRGGQNGERGLAGSPGGKGGRGDKGELGLQGGKGEKGDTLLVGGPPGEKGNKGETGDRGPKGVQGEKGLKGNDGPAGEQGLRGEPGDRGSTGFQGARGPGGQKGEAGQPGVPGESGTPGKDGMPGFRGDKGDVGITGMRGIKGDRGSKGACGSDGPKGEKGDSGIHGRSGLPGRKGEQGDLGPPGAIGTPGKEGLIGPKGDRGIDGVLGPKGTQGEKGERGPSGIPGPPGPTGVDGASGLTGPQGPAGAKGPEGLQGQKGERGPIGPAKIGPRGIPGIPGERGGQGELGLDGAKGDRGEPGLTEDEIRAYVRTEMSQHCACGGIVVTETLPSPRVRPAPEQQLARKGKQGKDGRELRVVVNTNDPDYEHFYSIESYDEPMAMEQSIHLTPTANQSHGERVTVDPLKTKRPRREVKGEAPVDPCMLPLEEGNCGRFTLRWYFNSQVQACRPFIYSGCEGNANRFLQQETCEERCLGEDTGAIPLKKGR; encoded by the exons GGACCTCCTGGTGTGACCTTACCTGGGACAGTGGGTGAGAGCGGGCTGCCAGGGCTACGG ggtgagaggggagacaaGGGTCCTGCAGGCATCAAAGGGGACCGG GGAGCTGCTGGTGAAAATGGAGAGCCTGGAGAAGAT ggggGCAGAGGACCAGCAGGGCCTAAAGGAGACAGG ggagagagaggcatcgGACTGGCAGGGCCTCCTGGTCAGCTGGGACCTCAAGGGTTAAAT GGGGACACAGGTCTCCCGGGCCCAGCAGGCCCTCCAGGAGCCCAGGGCGTAGCAGGGACCCCTGGTCTGGCCGGCCTGAGAGGAGAGAACGGAACTCCAGGACCCCCAGGACCTCTAGGACCCAGG GGTATCCAAGGCTTTACTGGTCAGACAGGGACTCCTGGAGCTCCTGGGCCACCCGGACCCCCTGGCTTAGCT GGTTCACCGGGCACTGCTGGTGGCAAAGGGGATAAG GGAGCGATTGGAGCGGGAGTACCTGGAttgagaggcgagagaggagacCCAGGACCCAGG GGGGAGGAGGGTCGAGGTGGTCAGAACGGGGAGAGAGGACTAGCG GGCTCTCCAGGTGGCAAAGGAGGCAGGGGAGATAAG GGTGAATTGGGGCTGCAAGGTGGCAAAGGAGAAAAG GGTGATACTCTCCTGGTGGGAGGACCTCCAGGAGAGAAAGGAAATAAAGGAGAGACG GGTGACCGAGGGCCCaaaggggtgcagggagagaaagGCTTGAAAGGCAATGACGGCCCAGCTGGGGAGCAG GGTCTGAGGGGTGAGCCAGGAGACAGGGGCTCTACAGGGTTCCAAGGAGCCAGAGGTCCAGGAGGACAGAAG GGAGAGGCGGGACAGCCTGGTGTACCTGGAGAATCA ggtACCCCAGGAAAGGATGGAATGCCAGGCTTTAGAGGGGATAAGGGAGACGTTGGAATAACTGGAATGCGTGGAATTAAG GGCGACCGAGGATCAAAGGGGGCTTGTGGATCAGACGGACCGAAAGGAGAAAAG ggaGATTCAGGGATCCATGGGAGGTCAGGGTTGCCTGGAAGGAAAGGTGAACAG GGAGACTTGGGGCCTCCAGGGGCCATTGGAACCCCTGGCAAGGAGGGACTGATCGGCCCCAAG GGTGACCGAGGCATTGATGGAGTACTAGGACCCAAAGGAACGCAGGGAGAGAAGGGCGAAAGG GGCCCCTCGGGTATCCCTGGCCCTCCGGGCCCTACAGGAGTGGACGGGGCCTCTGGACTGACAGGGCCTCAGGGGCCCGCTGGAGCTAAGGGCCCAGAAGGGCTCCAAGGACAGAAG gggGAGAGGGGGCCTATTGGTCCTGCCAAGATTGGTCCACGTGGTATCCCAGGTATACCAGGAGAAAGAGGCGGGCAG GGGGAGTTGGGTCTAGATGGAGccaagggagacagaggagagccagGCTTGACG GAGGATGAGATTCGTGCATACGTCCGCACAGAGATGAGCCAACACTGTG cTTGTGGAG GTATTGTTGTGACAGAAACCCTGCCCAGCCCCAGGGTACGTCCTGCTCCAGAGCAACAGCTGGCCCGGAAGGGCAAGCAGGGCAAGGACG GGCGTGAGCTGCGTGTAGTGGTGAACACCAACGACCCCGACTACGAACACTTCTACTCTATAGAGAGTTACGACGAACCCATGGCCATGGAGCAGAGCATCCACCTGACTCCCACTGCCAATCAGAGCCATG GTGAGAGAGTCACTGTTGACCCTCTGAAAACAAAGAGGCCCAGGAGAGAGGTCAAAGGGGAAG CTCCAGTGGATCCTTGTATGTTGCCCCTGGAG
- the LOC124002510 gene encoding collagen alpha-1(VII) chain-like isoform X2: MKGAQGPPGVTLPGTVGESGLPGLRGERGDKGPAGIKGDRGAAGENGEPGEDGGRGPAGPKGDRGERGIGLAGPPGQLGPQGLNGDTGLPGPAGPPGAQGVAGTPGLAGLRGENGTPGPPGPLGPRGIQGFTGQTGTPGAPGPPGPPGLAGSPGTAGGKGDKGAIGAGVPGLRGERGDPGPRGEEGRGGQNGERGLAGSPGGKGGRGDKGELGLQGGKGEKGDTLLVGGPPGEKGNKGETGDRGPKGVQGEKGLKGNDGPAGEQGLRGEPGDRGSTGFQGARGPGGQKGEAGQPGVPGESGTPGKDGMPGFRGDKGDVGITGMRGIKGDRGSKGACGSDGPKGEKGDSGIHGRSGLPGRKGEQGDLGPPGAIGTPGKEGLIGPKGDRGIDGVLGPKGTQGEKGERGPSGIPGPPGPTGVDGASGLTGPQGPAGAKGPEGLQGQKGERGPIGPAKIGPRGIPGIPGERGGQGELGLDGAKGDRGEPGLTEDEIRAYVRTEMSQHCACGGIVVTETLPSPRVRPAPEQQLARKGKQGKDGRELRVVVNTNDPDYEHFYSIESYDEPMAMEQSIHLTPTANQSHAPVDPCMLPLEEGNCGRFTLRWYFNSQVQACRPFIYSGCEGNANRFLQQETCEERCLGEDTGAIPLKKGR, from the exons GGACCTCCTGGTGTGACCTTACCTGGGACAGTGGGTGAGAGCGGGCTGCCAGGGCTACGG ggtgagaggggagacaaGGGTCCTGCAGGCATCAAAGGGGACCGG GGAGCTGCTGGTGAAAATGGAGAGCCTGGAGAAGAT ggggGCAGAGGACCAGCAGGGCCTAAAGGAGACAGG ggagagagaggcatcgGACTGGCAGGGCCTCCTGGTCAGCTGGGACCTCAAGGGTTAAAT GGGGACACAGGTCTCCCGGGCCCAGCAGGCCCTCCAGGAGCCCAGGGCGTAGCAGGGACCCCTGGTCTGGCCGGCCTGAGAGGAGAGAACGGAACTCCAGGACCCCCAGGACCTCTAGGACCCAGG GGTATCCAAGGCTTTACTGGTCAGACAGGGACTCCTGGAGCTCCTGGGCCACCCGGACCCCCTGGCTTAGCT GGTTCACCGGGCACTGCTGGTGGCAAAGGGGATAAG GGAGCGATTGGAGCGGGAGTACCTGGAttgagaggcgagagaggagacCCAGGACCCAGG GGGGAGGAGGGTCGAGGTGGTCAGAACGGGGAGAGAGGACTAGCG GGCTCTCCAGGTGGCAAAGGAGGCAGGGGAGATAAG GGTGAATTGGGGCTGCAAGGTGGCAAAGGAGAAAAG GGTGATACTCTCCTGGTGGGAGGACCTCCAGGAGAGAAAGGAAATAAAGGAGAGACG GGTGACCGAGGGCCCaaaggggtgcagggagagaaagGCTTGAAAGGCAATGACGGCCCAGCTGGGGAGCAG GGTCTGAGGGGTGAGCCAGGAGACAGGGGCTCTACAGGGTTCCAAGGAGCCAGAGGTCCAGGAGGACAGAAG GGAGAGGCGGGACAGCCTGGTGTACCTGGAGAATCA ggtACCCCAGGAAAGGATGGAATGCCAGGCTTTAGAGGGGATAAGGGAGACGTTGGAATAACTGGAATGCGTGGAATTAAG GGCGACCGAGGATCAAAGGGGGCTTGTGGATCAGACGGACCGAAAGGAGAAAAG ggaGATTCAGGGATCCATGGGAGGTCAGGGTTGCCTGGAAGGAAAGGTGAACAG GGAGACTTGGGGCCTCCAGGGGCCATTGGAACCCCTGGCAAGGAGGGACTGATCGGCCCCAAG GGTGACCGAGGCATTGATGGAGTACTAGGACCCAAAGGAACGCAGGGAGAGAAGGGCGAAAGG GGCCCCTCGGGTATCCCTGGCCCTCCGGGCCCTACAGGAGTGGACGGGGCCTCTGGACTGACAGGGCCTCAGGGGCCCGCTGGAGCTAAGGGCCCAGAAGGGCTCCAAGGACAGAAG gggGAGAGGGGGCCTATTGGTCCTGCCAAGATTGGTCCACGTGGTATCCCAGGTATACCAGGAGAAAGAGGCGGGCAG GGGGAGTTGGGTCTAGATGGAGccaagggagacagaggagagccagGCTTGACG GAGGATGAGATTCGTGCATACGTCCGCACAGAGATGAGCCAACACTGTG cTTGTGGAG GTATTGTTGTGACAGAAACCCTGCCCAGCCCCAGGGTACGTCCTGCTCCAGAGCAACAGCTGGCCCGGAAGGGCAAGCAGGGCAAGGACG GGCGTGAGCTGCGTGTAGTGGTGAACACCAACGACCCCGACTACGAACACTTCTACTCTATAGAGAGTTACGACGAACCCATGGCCATGGAGCAGAGCATCCACCTGACTCCCACTGCCAATCAGAGCCATG CTCCAGTGGATCCTTGTATGTTGCCCCTGGAG
- the LOC124002510 gene encoding collagen alpha-1(VII) chain-like isoform X3: MKGAQGPPGVTLPGTVGESGLPGLRGERGDKGPAGIKGDRGAAGENGEPGEDGGRGPAGPKGDRGERGIGLAGPPGQLGPQGLNGDTGLPGPAGPPGAQGVAGTPGLAGLRGENGTPGPPGPLGPRGIQGFTGQTGTPGAPGPPGPPGLAGSPGTAGGKGDKGAIGAGVPGLRGERGDPGPRGEEGRGGQNGERGLAGSPGGKGGRGDKGELGLQGGKGEKGDTLLVGGPPGEKGNKGETGDRGPKGVQGEKGLKGNDGPAGEQGLRGEPGDRGSTGFQGARGPGGQKGEAGQPGVPGESGTPGKDGMPGFRGDKGDVGITGMRGIKGDRGSKGACGSDGPKGEKGDSGIHGRSGLPGRKGEQGDLGPPGAIGTPGKEGLIGPKGDRGIDGVLGPKGTQGEKGERGPSGIPGPPGPTGVDGASGLTGPQGPAGAKGPEGLQGQKGERGPIGPAKIGPRGIPGIPGERGGQGELGLDGAKGDRGEPGLTEDEIRAYVRTEMSQHCACGGRELRVVVNTNDPDYEHFYSIESYDEPMAMEQSIHLTPTANQSHGERVTVDPLKTKRPRREVKGEAPVDPCMLPLEEGNCGRFTLRWYFNSQVQACRPFIYSGCEGNANRFLQQETCEERCLGEDTGAIPLKKGR; this comes from the exons GGACCTCCTGGTGTGACCTTACCTGGGACAGTGGGTGAGAGCGGGCTGCCAGGGCTACGG ggtgagaggggagacaaGGGTCCTGCAGGCATCAAAGGGGACCGG GGAGCTGCTGGTGAAAATGGAGAGCCTGGAGAAGAT ggggGCAGAGGACCAGCAGGGCCTAAAGGAGACAGG ggagagagaggcatcgGACTGGCAGGGCCTCCTGGTCAGCTGGGACCTCAAGGGTTAAAT GGGGACACAGGTCTCCCGGGCCCAGCAGGCCCTCCAGGAGCCCAGGGCGTAGCAGGGACCCCTGGTCTGGCCGGCCTGAGAGGAGAGAACGGAACTCCAGGACCCCCAGGACCTCTAGGACCCAGG GGTATCCAAGGCTTTACTGGTCAGACAGGGACTCCTGGAGCTCCTGGGCCACCCGGACCCCCTGGCTTAGCT GGTTCACCGGGCACTGCTGGTGGCAAAGGGGATAAG GGAGCGATTGGAGCGGGAGTACCTGGAttgagaggcgagagaggagacCCAGGACCCAGG GGGGAGGAGGGTCGAGGTGGTCAGAACGGGGAGAGAGGACTAGCG GGCTCTCCAGGTGGCAAAGGAGGCAGGGGAGATAAG GGTGAATTGGGGCTGCAAGGTGGCAAAGGAGAAAAG GGTGATACTCTCCTGGTGGGAGGACCTCCAGGAGAGAAAGGAAATAAAGGAGAGACG GGTGACCGAGGGCCCaaaggggtgcagggagagaaagGCTTGAAAGGCAATGACGGCCCAGCTGGGGAGCAG GGTCTGAGGGGTGAGCCAGGAGACAGGGGCTCTACAGGGTTCCAAGGAGCCAGAGGTCCAGGAGGACAGAAG GGAGAGGCGGGACAGCCTGGTGTACCTGGAGAATCA ggtACCCCAGGAAAGGATGGAATGCCAGGCTTTAGAGGGGATAAGGGAGACGTTGGAATAACTGGAATGCGTGGAATTAAG GGCGACCGAGGATCAAAGGGGGCTTGTGGATCAGACGGACCGAAAGGAGAAAAG ggaGATTCAGGGATCCATGGGAGGTCAGGGTTGCCTGGAAGGAAAGGTGAACAG GGAGACTTGGGGCCTCCAGGGGCCATTGGAACCCCTGGCAAGGAGGGACTGATCGGCCCCAAG GGTGACCGAGGCATTGATGGAGTACTAGGACCCAAAGGAACGCAGGGAGAGAAGGGCGAAAGG GGCCCCTCGGGTATCCCTGGCCCTCCGGGCCCTACAGGAGTGGACGGGGCCTCTGGACTGACAGGGCCTCAGGGGCCCGCTGGAGCTAAGGGCCCAGAAGGGCTCCAAGGACAGAAG gggGAGAGGGGGCCTATTGGTCCTGCCAAGATTGGTCCACGTGGTATCCCAGGTATACCAGGAGAAAGAGGCGGGCAG GGGGAGTTGGGTCTAGATGGAGccaagggagacagaggagagccagGCTTGACG GAGGATGAGATTCGTGCATACGTCCGCACAGAGATGAGCCAACACTGTG cTTGTGGAG GGCGTGAGCTGCGTGTAGTGGTGAACACCAACGACCCCGACTACGAACACTTCTACTCTATAGAGAGTTACGACGAACCCATGGCCATGGAGCAGAGCATCCACCTGACTCCCACTGCCAATCAGAGCCATG GTGAGAGAGTCACTGTTGACCCTCTGAAAACAAAGAGGCCCAGGAGAGAGGTCAAAGGGGAAG CTCCAGTGGATCCTTGTATGTTGCCCCTGGAG